A section of the Halostella salina genome encodes:
- a CDS encoding DUF2080 family transposase-associated protein, whose amino-acid sequence MVNRFEIDGEEVLDGEVKPFGNSAHVTVPKRWRGADVKVVRTSEPTEQDEE is encoded by the coding sequence ATGGTGAATCGCTTTGAAATCGACGGCGAGGAAGTTCTCGACGGCGAGGTCAAACCGTTCGGGAACAGCGCCCACGTCACCGTCCCTAAACGATGGCGTGGAGCCGACGTGAAAGTCGTCCGAACCTCAGAACCCACCGAACAAGACGAAGAATGA